One Triticum dicoccoides isolate Atlit2015 ecotype Zavitan chromosome 4B, WEW_v2.0, whole genome shotgun sequence genomic window carries:
- the LOC119293488 gene encoding probable methyltransferase PMT2, with protein MAIKGNSGEYKARSPLGMVIAVLLCCFFYVLGAWQRRGYGKGDRIAVAVTRQTACSGASAAGLSFETHHTGGLANATTSGLGGEPPPPCTAALADHTPCHDQDRAMKFPRKNMVYRERHCPSDGERLRCLVPAPPGYVTPFPWPKSRDYVPYANAPYKSLTVEKAVQNWVQYEGAVFRFPGGGTQFPHGADKYIDQLASIVPFADGSVRTVLDTGCGVASLGAYLDSRGVMAMSFAPRDSHEAQVQFALERGVPAFIGVLGSVKLPFPPRSFDMAHCSRCLIPWSGNGGMYMMEVDRVLRPGGYWVLSGPPINWKANHRKWERAEEDLAGEQKRIEEYAQMLCWEKVTEMDEIGVWRKRTDTAACPAMPPEVRACDPANPDDVWYKNMETCITPSTTAAGGELQPFPERLKAVPPRISSGAVQGFTAESYEEEKRRWERHVKAYRKVNYKLDTKRYRNIMDMNAGVGGFAAAIFSPMSWVMNVVPTTAELSTLGVIYERGLIGIYHDWCEAFSTYPRTYDLIHANGVFSLYRDKCKMEDILLEMDRILRPEGTVILRDDIDVLLRVDKVATGMRWKTMMANHEDSPHIREKVLYAVKRYWTADSDKSSQEKKATSSEV; from the exons atggcCATCAAGGGCAACTCTGGCGAGTACAAGGCGCGGAGCCCGCTGGGCATGGTGATCGCCGTCCTGCTGTGCTGCTTCTTCTACGTGCTCGGCGCGTGGCAGCGCAGAGGCTACGGCAAGGGTGACCGCATCGCGGTGGCGGTGACCCGGCAGACGGCCTGCTCCGGCGCCTCTGCCGCGGGGCTCAGCTTCGAGACGCACCACACCGGCGGCCTGGCCAACGCGACGACGTCCGGCCTTGgcggcgagccgccgccgccgtgcacGGCAGCGCTCGCGGACCACACTCCGTGCCACGACCAGGATCGCGCCATGAAATTCCCGCGCAAGAACATGGTGTATCGGGAGCGGCACTGCCCGTCGGACGGCGAGCGGCTGCGGTGCCTCGTGCCGGCGCCGCCTGGGTACGTGACGCCGTTCCCGTGGCCCAAGAGCCGCGACTACGTCCCTTACGCCAACGCGCCGTACAAGAGCCTCACCGTTGAGAAGGCCGTCCAGAACTGGGTCCAGTACGAGGGCGCCGTATTCCGTTTTCCCGGCGGCGGCACCCAGTTCCCCCACGGCGCCGACAAGTACATCGACCAGCTCGCCTCCATCGTCCCCTTCGCCGACGGCTCCGTCCGCACCGTCCTCGACACCGGCTGCGGC GTGGCGAGTCTCGGCGCGTACCTGGACTCCCGTGGCGTGATGGCCATGTCGTTCGCACCGCGCGACTCGCACGAGGCGCAGGTGCAGTTCGCGCTGGAGCGCGGCGTGCCGGCCTTCATCGGCGTCCTCGGCTCCGTCAAGCTCCCATTCCCTCCAAGATCCTTTGACATGGCGCACTGCTCCCGGTGCCTCATCCCGTGGTCCGGCAACG GGGGGATGTACATGATGGAGGTGGACCGGGTGCTCCGGCCGGGCGGGTATTGGGTGCTCTCCGGCCCGCCGATCAACTGGAAGGCGAATCACAGGAAGTGGGAGCGCGCGGAGGAGGACCTGGCCGGCGAGCAGAAGAGGATTGAGGAGTACGCGCAGATGCTCTGCTGGGAGAAGGTCACCGAGATGGACGAGATTGGCGTGTGGCGGAAGCGGACGGACACGGCAGCGTGCCCGGCCATGCCGCCGGAGGTCCGGGCCTGCGACCCGGCCAATCCCGACGACGTCTG GTACAAGAACATGGAGACGTGCATCACGCCGTCCACCACTGCCGCCGGAGGAGAACTGCAGCCGTTCCCGGAACGGCTGAAGGCCGTCCCGCCGCGGATAAGTTCCGGCGCCGTCCAGGGCTTCACCGCGGAGTCGTACGAGGAGGAGAAGCGACGGTGGGAGAGGCATGTGAAGGCATACAGGAAGGTCAACTACAAGCTCGACACCAAGCGGTACCGGAACATCATGGACATGAACGCCGGCGTGGGCGGCTTTGCGGCGGCGATCTTCTCCCCCATGTCCTGGGTGATGAACGTGGTGCCCACCACCGCCGAGCTCTCCACCCTCGGCGTCATCTATGAGAGGGGTCTCATCGGCATCTACCATGACTG gtgtGAAGCATTCTCTACCTACCCAAGAACCTATGACCTCATCCATGCCAATGGAGTATTCAGCCTCTACAGGGACAA GTGCAAGATGGAGGACATCCTGCTGGAGATGGACCGGATTTTGCGCCCCGAGGGCACGGTGATCCTCCGGGATGACATCGACGTCCTGCTACGGGTGGACAAGGTGGCGACGGGGATGCGGTGGAAGACGATGATGGCGAACCACGAGGACAGCCCGCACATCCGAGAGAAGGTGCTCTACGCCGTCAAGCGCTACTGGACCGCCGACAGCGACAAGAGCTCCCAAGAAAAGAAGGCAACTTCTTCTGAGGTGTGA
- the LOC119295542 gene encoding transcription factor BHLH062-like yields the protein MVADAQSSDSMAGRSSYAAEKHVDRCLDKRAQEKAPKKNHKAEREKLKRDQLNDLFVELSSMLDHDRQNRGKATVLGDAARVLRDLTTQVESLRKEQSTLLTEHQYVGSEKTELQDENTTLRAQVIELQNELRARIGNSSLNLSSLVVSHPIGSSCTTNLATHPTPHDTWSNVSNLSTMSMVAPTNTPSPLQNQQHHSVASGQVALRPQELQLFPGTSASSDRECSRHRSNPATSSLADSLPGQLRLSLPPTSQEESSGGGGAPGNRKERKTS from the exons ATGGTGGCTGATGCGCAGAGCTCAGATTCAATGGCTGGCAGGTCAAGTTATGCTGCCGAAAAGCACGTTGACAG GTGTCTTGACAAAAGAGCCCAGGAAAAGGCTCCAAAGAAAAATCATAAAGCTGAACGAGAGAAACTTAAACGTGACCAGTTGAATGACCTTTTTGTTGAGCTCAGCAGTATGCTAG ATCATGATCGACAAAATAGGGGAAAAGCTACAGTATTGGGTGATGCTGCACGAGTACTGCGAGATTTAACTACTCAAGTTGAATCTCTTAGAAAGGAGCAATCTACTCTTCTAACTGAGCACCAATAT GTCGGTTCAGAGAAGACCGAGCTGCAAGATGAGAATACTACACTCAGAGCCCAGGTAATAGAACTACAGAACGAGCTTCGTGCAAGGATCGGAAACAGTAGCCTGAATCTAAGCAGCCTTGTGGTGTCACATCCAATAGGGAGCAGCTGCACTACTAATTTAGCAACCCACCCAACGCCGCATGATACATGGAGCAATGTTTCTAATTTAAGCACCATGAGCATGGTGGCCCCAACCAACACACCATCTCCACTGCAGAATCAGCAGCATCACTCTGTTGCTTCTGGTCAGGTTGCATTACGGCCTCAGGAGCTCCAGCTCTTCCCGGGGACATCAGCATCATCGGACCGAGAATGTTCCCGGCATAGAAGCAACCCAGCTACTTCGAGCCTTGCGGATTCCTTGCCTGGACAGCTTCGCCTCAGCCTTCCACCAACATCCCAAGAAGAAAGCAGCGGGGGCGGTGGCGCACCGGGAAATAGAAAAGAACGAAAAACCAGTTAG